In Lentibacillus amyloliquefaciens, one DNA window encodes the following:
- the glnA gene encoding type I glutamate--ammonia ligase: MGSELTKDQIMKQIEKENVRFIRLQFTDMLGTIKNVEIPLSQLEKALDNKMMFDGSSIEGFVRIEESDMYLHPDLDSFVVFPWTSEKGKVARFICDIYNPDGTPFAGCPRYNLKRNLQKMEELGFDAFNIGTEPEFFLFKLNENGDPSMELNDHGGYFDLAPTDLGENCRRDIVLELEEMGFEIEASHHEGAPGQHEIDFKYSDAVRHADDIQTFKLVVRTVARKHNLHATFMPKPLFGVNGSGMHVNMSLFKNGENAFFDKDGEMQLSDVAYQFTAGVIKHATNFTAVTNPTVNSYKRLVPGYEAPCYVAWSGTNRSPLVRIPYSRGLSTRIEARSVDPAANPYMAMAVLLASGLDGVRNKMSPPESVDENIYDMDKKERQRNGVKDLPATLMDALVELQKDETIVESLGDHLYEHFMEAKEIEWDLFRTTVHPWEREQYLTTY, encoded by the coding sequence ATGGGCTCAGAATTGACAAAAGATCAGATCATGAAACAGATTGAGAAAGAAAACGTCAGGTTTATCCGGTTGCAATTCACGGATATGCTCGGCACCATCAAAAATGTTGAAATTCCACTCAGCCAATTGGAGAAAGCATTGGATAATAAAATGATGTTTGACGGATCTTCTATTGAAGGATTTGTCCGTATTGAAGAATCAGATATGTACTTGCATCCTGATTTGGATTCATTTGTTGTTTTTCCGTGGACTTCTGAAAAAGGTAAGGTTGCGCGGTTTATCTGTGATATATATAATCCCGACGGAACTCCTTTTGCGGGGTGTCCGAGATACAATTTGAAACGCAATCTGCAAAAGATGGAGGAGTTAGGTTTTGATGCATTCAATATCGGTACGGAGCCCGAATTCTTTTTATTTAAGCTGAATGAAAACGGGGATCCATCCATGGAACTAAATGACCATGGCGGTTATTTTGACTTGGCTCCGACAGACTTGGGAGAAAATTGCCGGCGTGATATTGTACTGGAGCTGGAGGAAATGGGATTCGAGATTGAAGCATCCCACCACGAAGGCGCACCCGGTCAGCATGAGATTGATTTTAAATACTCCGATGCAGTCAGACATGCTGATGATATTCAAACGTTTAAATTGGTTGTCAGGACAGTTGCCAGAAAACATAATCTGCATGCCACATTTATGCCAAAACCGTTATTTGGTGTAAACGGTTCAGGGATGCATGTTAACATGTCTTTATTCAAAAATGGTGAAAATGCTTTTTTTGATAAAGATGGTGAAATGCAATTAAGTGACGTTGCTTATCAGTTTACCGCCGGCGTCATCAAACATGCAACGAATTTCACTGCAGTGACCAATCCGACTGTTAATTCATACAAACGGCTTGTGCCTGGATATGAGGCGCCATGTTATGTGGCCTGGTCCGGCACAAACAGAAGCCCGCTAGTTCGAATTCCCTACTCACGTGGATTGAGCACACGTATTGAGGCAAGAAGTGTTGATCCTGCCGCTAATCCATATATGGCCATGGCTGTCTTGCTTGCCAGCGGGCTTGACGGCGTTCGAAATAAAATGAGTCCGCCTGAATCTGTTGACGAAAATATATATGATATGGACAAAAAAGAACGGCAGCGAAATGGTGTTAAAGATTTGCCGGCTACTTTAATGGATGCTCTGGTAGAATTGCAGAAGGATGAGACGATAGTCGAGTCATTAGGCGATCATTTATATGAGCATTTCATGGAAGCAAAAGAAATTGAATGGGACTTGTTTAGAACTACTGTTCATCCATGGGAAAGAGAGCAGTATTTGACTACGTATTAA